A stretch of Janibacter endophyticus DNA encodes these proteins:
- a CDS encoding enoyl-CoA hydratase/isomerase family protein, with protein MIDQPLIRVDISEGVATLTLDSPTTRNALSDALLDELLAALGSARDDDSVRVVVLASSHDKVFSAGGDLKAFASDTPTIEKYAGLDRFPRLYRLMGSLGKPVICSAGGDVLAGAFGLALACDLIIAREGVRFGCPEINVGVFPFMISALIYRNVPRMRANELMMLGETISAEDALDLGIVNRVVPAPNLDAVVADWAARLAGKSPLLMRMGKDALDATRDLGLEPALESLRGQLALAFTTTDIGEGVAAFREKRAPRWSGR; from the coding sequence GTGATTGACCAGCCGCTGATACGCGTCGACATCTCCGAGGGTGTCGCGACATTGACGCTCGATTCCCCAACCACCCGCAACGCGCTGTCCGACGCACTCCTCGATGAGCTGCTCGCTGCTCTCGGGTCCGCTCGAGACGATGACTCCGTCCGCGTGGTGGTTCTCGCCAGCTCGCACGACAAGGTCTTCAGCGCTGGAGGCGACCTCAAGGCGTTCGCGAGCGACACGCCCACGATCGAGAAGTACGCAGGCCTAGACCGATTCCCGCGCCTCTACCGACTCATGGGCTCGCTGGGCAAGCCGGTGATCTGCTCGGCGGGTGGCGACGTCCTCGCCGGCGCCTTCGGTCTGGCTCTCGCCTGTGACCTCATCATCGCGCGCGAGGGCGTGCGGTTCGGCTGCCCTGAGATCAATGTTGGGGTGTTCCCCTTCATGATCTCGGCGTTGATCTACCGCAACGTCCCTCGGATGCGCGCTAACGAGCTGATGATGCTCGGGGAGACGATCAGCGCCGAGGATGCGCTCGACCTGGGCATCGTCAACCGAGTGGTACCCGCGCCGAACCTCGATGCAGTGGTTGCCGACTGGGCAGCCCGCCTCGCAGGCAAGTCGCCACTCCTCATGCGTATGGGCAAGGATGCACTCGATGCCACGCGTGACCTCGGCCTTGAGCCTGCGCTGGAGTCGCTGCGCGGCCAGCTCGCGTTGGCCTTCACCACCACAGACATCGGCGAAGGGGTGGCCGCCTTTCGGGAGAAGCGTGCGCCTCGGTGGTCGGGCCGATGA
- a CDS encoding acyl-CoA dehydrogenase family protein: MDLRDDPEQSEFRQELRSWLEQTLPTLPGPEPVGLVEKKPYWQQWQRELHDAGYAGLTWSREYGGQGADEGLRAILTEELDAAGAPERLNTIGEDFAGPTIAAFGTDEQKSRFLRPILTGEEIWCQLFSEPDAGSDLASLRTRATKVEGGFRVTGQKIWTSRAHIADHAILLARTGGGPRHKGITYFLVPMTAEGLTVRPLAHMLGEAEFNEVFLDDVFIPDGMVVGDVDGGWGVAMGTLAFERVAIATGRVNTKRAVDEIVAEVREATGLDGQPLGGQAVVRQTVADLYGRALIHQLIGQRVVTLASSDGPPGPVTSIGKLYFCPLVEDLSDYALSLQELGGQLALDDPDREGSKWLRLAYQARGTAIAGGSTFIQRNIVAERILGMPRS, encoded by the coding sequence GTGGACCTGCGTGACGACCCGGAGCAGTCCGAGTTCCGTCAGGAGTTGCGTTCCTGGCTCGAGCAGACGCTGCCGACCCTGCCCGGCCCCGAGCCGGTGGGGCTAGTGGAGAAGAAGCCTTACTGGCAGCAGTGGCAGCGTGAGCTGCACGACGCCGGTTATGCGGGGCTCACCTGGTCTCGAGAGTACGGCGGGCAAGGGGCGGACGAAGGCCTGCGCGCCATCCTGACCGAGGAGCTGGACGCCGCCGGAGCCCCTGAGAGGCTCAACACCATCGGCGAGGACTTCGCTGGCCCCACGATCGCGGCCTTCGGGACCGACGAGCAGAAGTCGCGGTTCCTGCGGCCGATCCTCACCGGGGAAGAGATCTGGTGCCAACTGTTCTCGGAGCCTGATGCAGGGTCGGACCTGGCCTCACTGCGCACCCGGGCTACCAAGGTCGAAGGCGGGTTCAGGGTCACGGGCCAGAAGATCTGGACGTCGCGGGCCCACATTGCCGATCATGCGATCCTGCTCGCCAGGACCGGGGGTGGGCCAAGGCACAAGGGCATCACCTACTTCCTCGTCCCGATGACGGCCGAGGGCCTCACCGTGCGTCCGCTCGCCCATATGCTCGGAGAGGCCGAGTTCAACGAGGTCTTCCTGGACGATGTCTTCATCCCTGACGGCATGGTCGTCGGGGACGTGGATGGTGGCTGGGGAGTCGCCATGGGGACTCTTGCCTTCGAACGCGTCGCCATCGCCACAGGCCGCGTGAATACGAAGCGGGCCGTTGACGAGATCGTGGCCGAGGTCAGGGAGGCGACAGGGCTTGACGGGCAGCCGCTCGGTGGCCAGGCGGTGGTTCGGCAGACAGTGGCCGACCTCTATGGCCGCGCTCTCATCCACCAGCTCATCGGTCAGCGTGTGGTCACCCTCGCCTCGAGCGACGGGCCCCCCGGGCCGGTGACATCGATCGGCAAGCTGTACTTCTGCCCGCTCGTCGAGGACCTGTCCGACTATGCGCTCTCGCTGCAGGAGCTGGGCGGACAGCTCGCACTCGACGACCCAGACCGCGAGGGCTCCAAGTGGCTCCGGCTCGCCTACCAGGCTCGCGGGACCGCCATCGCCGGCGGATCGACCTTCATCCAGCGCAACATCGTCGCCGAACGAATCCTCGGCATGCCCAGGAGTTGA
- a CDS encoding quinone oxidoreductase family protein — translation MQRALVGRGRLSRGESLLVLGAGGGVATMAVMLGGAVGAHVCVTSSSTSKIEHSEALGAAGGVLYTEGDWVQQAKELSPGGAGFDVVLDSVGAWSDAIAAARPGGRVVVLGASRAEQATLDIRPYYFGQYELIGTTMGSPRDMRDLLALVAAGELRPPPIAQVHRLDDAAVAHAALESGSAIGKIVLDHT, via the coding sequence GTGCAGCGCGCACTGGTCGGGCGCGGGCGACTCTCTCGTGGCGAGTCGCTGCTCGTGCTGGGCGCCGGCGGCGGCGTAGCGACCATGGCGGTCATGCTCGGGGGGGCCGTCGGCGCCCACGTCTGTGTCACGTCCTCATCCACGTCCAAGATCGAGCACTCCGAGGCTCTCGGTGCCGCGGGGGGCGTGCTATACACCGAGGGGGACTGGGTGCAGCAGGCCAAGGAGCTCTCTCCAGGAGGGGCAGGATTCGACGTCGTCCTGGACTCGGTCGGCGCATGGTCGGACGCCATCGCAGCGGCACGGCCGGGCGGACGCGTGGTCGTGCTCGGCGCGTCGCGGGCGGAGCAGGCCACGCTCGACATCCGGCCCTACTACTTCGGTCAGTACGAGCTCATCGGGACGACGATGGGGTCCCCTCGCGACATGCGCGACCTCCTCGCACTCGTCGCCGCAGGCGAGCTTCGCCCACCCCCGATCGCCCAGGTTCACCGACTCGACGACGCCGCGGTAGCCCACGCTGCTCTCGAGTCCGGCTCAGCGATCGGGAAGATCGTCCTCGACCACACATGA
- a CDS encoding LuxR C-terminal-related transcriptional regulator, whose amino-acid sequence MATNDIDARVQELVARAHPFLSRPITVTRGDDLPEIDAKLAYLVAQSRAWLAELSEEPDPHQVLRVSHLLSDAHTLRWDVRQWHVKDRQRRFEMLDEGLVEMRRETDPDVLLQRIPEAVIEHCGFDRVLVSRVEGDTWRPWRSHARSVRPEEARFADWLRRAPEIRLDRRIREGESVGQRQAVIVFPDDEDGRVDRPFAQARPSRPGSRQSGSYVAVPLAPSDDVVGLIHADYADRDVTPLDREIITQFARSFDYVYERAVLLWRMEHERVRIAEALRNVSLALEEVESTEMALRRRADVAPRRTDAGLALADRSAATRELASVLTPRELEVLSHMATGATNDRIAGELSISRDTVKSHVTHVLRKLGAENRAEAIAHYIRLTLGSL is encoded by the coding sequence TTGGCGACCAACGACATTGACGCCCGCGTCCAAGAACTGGTCGCCCGGGCGCACCCCTTCCTCTCGCGGCCGATCACCGTCACCAGGGGTGATGACCTTCCGGAGATCGATGCCAAGCTCGCCTATCTGGTCGCCCAGAGCCGGGCCTGGCTCGCCGAGCTCTCAGAGGAGCCCGATCCGCACCAGGTCCTGCGCGTGAGTCACCTGCTGTCCGATGCGCACACCCTTCGGTGGGACGTGCGTCAGTGGCACGTCAAGGATCGTCAACGTCGGTTCGAGATGCTCGACGAGGGCCTGGTCGAGATGCGTCGCGAGACCGATCCCGACGTCCTCCTGCAGCGCATCCCGGAGGCAGTCATCGAGCACTGCGGCTTCGACAGGGTGCTCGTCTCTCGCGTCGAGGGTGACACCTGGCGTCCGTGGCGGTCGCACGCTCGTAGCGTACGCCCGGAAGAAGCACGGTTCGCCGACTGGCTCCGTCGGGCGCCGGAGATCCGCCTCGACCGGCGGATCCGTGAGGGTGAGAGCGTCGGGCAGCGTCAGGCCGTCATCGTCTTCCCCGACGACGAGGACGGACGCGTTGATCGTCCTTTCGCCCAGGCTCGTCCGTCACGCCCAGGATCGCGACAGTCGGGGTCCTACGTCGCTGTCCCACTCGCTCCGTCCGACGACGTCGTCGGACTGATCCACGCTGACTACGCCGACCGAGATGTCACGCCGTTGGACCGGGAGATCATCACCCAGTTCGCTCGGTCCTTCGACTACGTCTACGAGCGCGCGGTGCTCCTCTGGAGGATGGAGCACGAGCGCGTCCGGATCGCCGAGGCGCTGCGGAACGTCAGTCTGGCACTCGAGGAGGTCGAGAGTACCGAGATGGCGCTGCGGCGTCGGGCGGACGTGGCCCCCAGGCGTACGGACGCCGGTTTAGCCCTTGCCGACCGGTCTGCTGCTACCCGTGAGCTGGCCTCGGTACTGACCCCCCGAGAGCTCGAGGTGCTGAGCCACATGGCGACCGGGGCGACGAACGACCGCATAGCGGGCGAGCTCTCGATCTCCCGTGACACTGTCAAGTCACATGTCACGCACGTTCTCCGCAAGCTCGGTGCCGAGAACCGTGCTGAGGCCATCGCCCATTACATCCGCCTGACCCTCGGCTCCCTGTAG
- a CDS encoding MaoC family dehydratase gives MTILTSGAQMPEREFGPITQTDIVRFAGAGGDFNPLHHDPAAAASAGFETPIAHGQFSAAVLSGAVADWVGITRLSYFEARFRAPVPIGTTLSLTAEVTEVTDGVATLSVAATRDDGAVAVSGTARASAG, from the coding sequence ATGACCATCCTGACCTCAGGCGCGCAGATGCCGGAGCGCGAGTTCGGCCCGATCACCCAGACGGACATCGTCCGGTTTGCTGGCGCCGGAGGCGACTTCAATCCCTTGCACCACGACCCGGCGGCGGCGGCTTCGGCGGGTTTCGAGACACCCATCGCCCATGGCCAGTTCTCCGCCGCGGTGCTCTCCGGCGCAGTCGCCGACTGGGTTGGTATCACCAGGCTGTCTTACTTCGAGGCACGCTTCCGCGCCCCGGTCCCGATCGGCACCACCCTTTCCCTCACCGCTGAGGTCACCGAGGTCACCGACGGCGTCGCGACTTTGAGTGTCGCCGCCACTCGCGACGATGGCGCCGTAGCGGTGTCGGGGACCGCACGAGCGTCAGCTGGCTGA
- a CDS encoding MaoC family dehydratase: MITISGLDGLRASAGTHLGISRWHEVTQEAIDAFARTTGDPVRIHLDLDAARDAGFPDTIAHGLYTLSLGPGMFVQLVEVVDVAVALNYGFDKVRWLTPVVRGQRVRMSAEIVDANDVDGGVRLRVRQTFLVEGSDSPVCVADALHAWYDVPPTQSQLQEA; this comes from the coding sequence ATGATCACGATCAGCGGGTTGGACGGCCTGAGGGCGAGCGCAGGAACACACCTGGGGATCTCGCGATGGCATGAGGTGACCCAGGAGGCGATCGATGCCTTTGCCCGGACCACAGGAGACCCTGTCCGGATCCACCTCGACCTCGATGCTGCACGTGATGCGGGATTCCCCGACACGATCGCCCATGGCCTCTACACGCTCTCCCTCGGCCCGGGCATGTTCGTCCAGCTCGTCGAGGTCGTGGACGTCGCCGTGGCACTCAACTACGGCTTTGACAAGGTGCGCTGGCTGACCCCGGTCGTCCGTGGCCAGCGGGTGCGCATGAGCGCCGAGATCGTCGACGCCAACGACGTCGACGGCGGGGTCCGTCTCCGGGTCCGTCAAACCTTCTTGGTTGAGGGTTCCGACTCTCCCGTGTGCGTCGCCGATGCCCTCCACGCGTGGTATGACGTGCCACCCACCCAGTCCCAGCTTCAGGAGGCATGA
- a CDS encoding FAS1-like dehydratase domain-containing protein, giving the protein MTQSSTSSSPNAIVGRVVDTVAIDVEAGKIGEFVRATRVSDPVHSHPEAAAAAGLQGVAATPTHVVVAGHCRDPRAWVEALGLDMQRVIVGSVSWEYVRPLVAGDRVNGRRVVVRDERRDGRTGPMRVITMETDWRDASGDLAVRQRETIIERGTT; this is encoded by the coding sequence ATGACGCAGTCCTCGACCTCGTCATCGCCGAACGCAATCGTCGGTCGAGTCGTCGACACCGTGGCTATCGACGTCGAAGCAGGAAAGATCGGCGAGTTCGTACGAGCAACCAGGGTGTCGGATCCGGTGCATTCCCACCCCGAAGCCGCCGCTGCTGCCGGCCTGCAGGGCGTCGCCGCCACACCCACGCACGTCGTTGTTGCAGGCCACTGTCGCGACCCCCGTGCGTGGGTGGAAGCACTTGGTCTCGACATGCAGCGCGTGATTGTCGGATCTGTGTCCTGGGAGTACGTGAGGCCGCTCGTGGCTGGGGACCGCGTGAATGGCCGGCGCGTCGTCGTCAGGGACGAGCGGCGTGATGGGCGGACCGGCCCCATGCGCGTCATCACCATGGAGACAGACTGGCGCGACGCGTCAGGCGATCTCGCCGTCAGGCAGCGGGAAACCATCATCGAGCGAGGCACTACATGA
- a CDS encoding AMP-binding protein: protein MALAGVTDRYSQEQINEFYRTGQWASERLWDFVLAGADKYGSRSFLTDDAESLSFVGLRDGAMKFGAALRALGVEPGDRVAVQLPNWVEFGVVVAALSRIGAILVPIMPIYRSDDVSYILENADVKLAITCGRYRGHDHAGMFTALQDEVPSLEHVVVVRGGEAPRSPHSFEALIEQHRDVSEDDLGAGVGPDEPMLIIYSSGTTSRPKGCVHTFNTVSCGARLLGQSFDYGVQDVQFGPSPVTHMTGLVTSFLLPLVHGGQSHIQGQWDPAEGAVQIGEHGCTVAVTATTFLQTLLDAYDPSAHDLSTLRLWICAGSPIPPAIIERAESTLPGVKVLSLYGRSENVTTTTCTTQTPREKSLTSDGCALPQQEVRIIDWEGREVPRGQEGDIAYRGAMHMLEYLKNPTETEALFTDDGFSRSGDLGVMDEDGFVRVTGRTKDIVIRGGMNISVRQIEDLLSQWSRVRACAAVAMPDAKLGEKVCLYLVRSDPSDQMTLEHVKEHLLGQGLTIRKVPERLEVVEELPMTATGKIQKHVLRAEIAEKLKAEQGA from the coding sequence ATGGCACTGGCAGGTGTGACCGACCGCTACTCGCAGGAGCAGATCAACGAGTTCTACCGGACCGGCCAGTGGGCGTCGGAGCGACTGTGGGACTTTGTGCTCGCCGGCGCCGACAAGTACGGCAGTCGGTCCTTCCTTACCGACGACGCCGAGTCGTTGTCCTTCGTGGGTCTGCGCGACGGGGCGATGAAGTTCGGCGCGGCTCTACGCGCGCTCGGCGTGGAGCCTGGGGACCGGGTGGCCGTCCAGCTCCCCAACTGGGTCGAGTTCGGCGTTGTCGTCGCGGCACTGAGCCGCATCGGCGCCATCCTCGTACCGATCATGCCGATCTATCGCAGCGACGACGTCAGTTACATCCTGGAGAACGCCGACGTCAAGCTGGCGATCACCTGCGGACGCTACCGTGGCCACGACCACGCCGGCATGTTCACCGCACTTCAGGACGAAGTGCCCAGCCTTGAGCATGTGGTGGTGGTGCGAGGCGGCGAGGCGCCTAGGAGCCCGCACTCTTTCGAGGCACTCATCGAGCAGCATCGGGACGTGAGTGAGGACGATCTGGGCGCAGGAGTCGGCCCCGATGAGCCCATGCTCATCATCTACAGCAGCGGGACCACGTCTCGGCCCAAGGGTTGCGTGCACACCTTCAACACCGTGAGCTGCGGTGCGCGTCTGCTGGGGCAGTCCTTCGACTATGGGGTGCAGGACGTGCAGTTCGGCCCATCCCCGGTGACCCACATGACGGGGTTGGTCACCAGCTTCCTGCTGCCCCTCGTCCACGGGGGCCAGTCGCACATCCAAGGGCAGTGGGACCCGGCCGAGGGAGCGGTGCAGATCGGGGAGCACGGGTGCACCGTGGCCGTCACGGCCACGACGTTCCTCCAGACCCTGCTCGACGCCTATGACCCTTCCGCACATGACCTCTCGACGCTGCGCCTCTGGATCTGTGCCGGCTCTCCGATCCCCCCCGCGATCATCGAGAGGGCCGAATCGACCCTGCCCGGTGTCAAGGTGCTCAGTCTGTATGGACGCTCCGAGAACGTCACGACGACCACCTGTACGACACAGACCCCGCGTGAGAAGTCGTTGACCAGCGACGGCTGCGCGCTTCCTCAGCAGGAGGTTCGCATCATCGACTGGGAGGGGCGGGAGGTGCCCCGGGGGCAGGAGGGCGACATCGCCTATCGCGGCGCGATGCACATGCTCGAGTACCTCAAGAACCCCACCGAGACGGAGGCGCTCTTCACCGACGACGGCTTCAGCCGCTCCGGGGACCTCGGCGTCATGGACGAGGACGGGTTCGTCCGCGTCACCGGACGGACCAAGGACATCGTCATCCGCGGCGGCATGAACATCTCTGTCCGCCAGATCGAAGACCTACTCTCCCAGTGGTCCAGGGTCCGGGCGTGCGCAGCGGTCGCCATGCCCGACGCCAAGCTCGGGGAGAAGGTCTGCCTCTACCTCGTGCGCTCTGACCCGTCCGACCAGATGACGCTCGAGCACGTCAAGGAGCACCTCCTCGGGCAGGGGTTGACGATCCGCAAGGTCCCCGAGCGCCTCGAGGTCGTCGAGGAGCTGCCGATGACGGCGACGGGCAAGATCCAGAAGCACGTGCTGCGCGCCGAGATCGCTGAGAAGCTCAAGGCGGAGCAGGGCGCCTGA
- a CDS encoding AMP-binding protein, whose protein sequence is MTLTVTDRYTPEQVAAYKAKGLWEDSTLFDVISEQARERPDKAFMFDSTTSVTYAELRDRALRIAAGLRRAGVHAGERIAVQLPNITEFVVAAAAINRAGAVLVPIMPIYRGSEVKHFLAHSGATRVITMADFGGFAYVDMFRQMQSELPQLKTIWAVRGGVEGAEPFEALEVNGEPDALAVEVGDDRHPDEPFLIVYTSGTTSKPKGCVHTFNTARTAAKELTVGLRYSSEDVQFGPSPISHSTGMATSILLPLINGASSLFIEKWDPVAGMDALIEHKVTCAVTATPFLQMLLGVYDPDRHDVSHFRAWVCAGSPIPGSVVEKARKMFTGGTVLSLLGRSENYVTTMCSVDDDPQRAVTSDGRALPDADVQITDPLGNEVPRGEEGDIAYKGASHMLGYYNDPDATAAMFTPSGYSQSGDLGVMDKDGFVRVTGRSKDIIIRGGMNISAREVEDHVGARDDIAQVAAVAMPDERLGEKVCLYVVPVDVSSAPTLEVINEDLRFRGVATQKLPERLEVVEALPMTATGKIQKHLLRAEIAEKVKADSAS, encoded by the coding sequence ATGACTCTCACCGTGACCGATCGATACACCCCCGAGCAGGTGGCCGCGTACAAGGCCAAAGGGCTGTGGGAGGACTCAACCCTTTTCGATGTCATCAGCGAGCAGGCGCGAGAGCGGCCGGACAAGGCCTTCATGTTCGACAGCACGACGTCGGTGACCTATGCGGAGCTCCGTGATCGGGCGCTGCGTATCGCCGCGGGGTTGCGGAGAGCCGGCGTCCATGCAGGAGAGCGCATAGCCGTCCAGCTGCCCAACATCACCGAGTTCGTCGTCGCCGCAGCGGCGATCAACCGTGCTGGAGCGGTGCTGGTCCCGATCATGCCGATCTACCGGGGAAGCGAGGTGAAGCATTTCCTGGCGCACTCGGGTGCGACACGGGTGATCACGATGGCCGACTTTGGCGGCTTCGCTTATGTGGACATGTTCCGTCAGATGCAGTCCGAGCTGCCTCAGCTCAAGACGATCTGGGCCGTGCGGGGCGGCGTCGAGGGTGCGGAGCCGTTCGAGGCGCTGGAGGTCAACGGCGAGCCTGACGCCCTCGCCGTCGAGGTCGGCGACGACCGCCACCCGGACGAGCCTTTCCTTATCGTCTATACCTCCGGCACCACCTCGAAGCCCAAGGGATGCGTGCACACCTTCAACACGGCCCGGACCGCGGCGAAGGAGCTGACAGTCGGGCTGAGGTACTCCTCGGAGGACGTTCAGTTCGGACCGTCCCCGATCTCGCACAGCACGGGCATGGCCACCTCGATCTTGCTACCGCTCATCAACGGCGCGTCGTCGCTGTTCATCGAGAAGTGGGACCCTGTGGCGGGGATGGATGCGCTGATTGAGCACAAGGTGACCTGTGCGGTGACCGCCACCCCGTTCCTGCAGATGCTCCTGGGCGTCTACGACCCCGACCGTCACGATGTGTCGCACTTCCGTGCCTGGGTGTGCGCCGGTTCCCCGATCCCGGGGAGTGTCGTGGAGAAGGCGCGGAAGATGTTCACGGGCGGGACTGTTCTTAGCCTGCTCGGTCGCTCAGAGAACTACGTCACGACGATGTGCTCCGTTGACGATGACCCCCAGCGAGCCGTGACGTCCGACGGTCGGGCGCTGCCCGACGCCGACGTGCAGATCACGGACCCTCTGGGCAACGAGGTGCCGCGCGGCGAGGAGGGCGACATCGCCTACAAGGGGGCGAGCCACATGCTCGGCTACTACAACGACCCCGATGCCACGGCAGCCATGTTCACGCCGAGCGGGTACTCCCAGTCGGGCGACCTCGGCGTCATGGACAAGGATGGCTTCGTCCGTGTCACGGGACGCAGCAAGGACATCATCATCCGTGGTGGTATGAACATCTCCGCACGCGAGGTCGAGGACCACGTGGGAGCACGGGACGACATCGCACAGGTCGCGGCCGTAGCGATGCCAGACGAGCGGCTCGGCGAGAAGGTGTGTCTATATGTCGTGCCTGTCGATGTGTCCAGTGCACCGACGCTCGAAGTGATCAACGAGGACCTGCGATTCCGTGGGGTTGCCACCCAGAAGCTGCCTGAGCGGCTCGAGGTCGTCGAGGCGCTCCCGATGACGGCCACAGGCAAGATTCAGAAGCACCTGCTTCGGGCCGAGATCGCCGAGAAGGTCAAGGCCGACTCAGCCAGCTGA
- a CDS encoding acyl-CoA dehydrogenase family protein, with translation MDWTIPQDVQTFIADLDVFIDEQIKPLEAEQPHFFDHRREWARTDWERDGFPKQEWRDLLQRMRRISDDAGFFRYPLPSALGGQDGTNLAMATIREHLLTKGSGLHFPHADEHSVVANLPVALVLHSFGTAEQKEQYLEPLIRGEIEIAFGLTEPGHGSDATYIETTAVKDGDDWVISGAKRFNSLVDCSETDIVFARTSGQHGKAEGITAFLVPTDAPGFSVPFNHWTFNMPSDHSEVHLDNVRVPSSAIIGEEGRGLDTAQLFVHENRIRQAASSLGAAQYCINESVRYAQERVVFGKPLHEHQGIQWQLVELQTEAELIRALIQKTATMMDDVGKTGVSANVAMVNFRANQLACTAADRAMQIHGGVGYTRHKQFEHLYRHHRRYRITEGTDELQKRRIAASMFDFRSSRT, from the coding sequence GTGGACTGGACCATCCCGCAGGACGTGCAGACGTTCATCGCTGACCTTGACGTCTTCATCGACGAGCAGATCAAGCCGCTCGAAGCCGAGCAGCCTCACTTCTTCGATCACCGCCGAGAGTGGGCGCGTACCGACTGGGAGCGAGACGGATTCCCTAAGCAGGAGTGGCGTGACCTGCTGCAGCGAATGCGTCGGATCTCCGACGACGCCGGCTTCTTCCGCTACCCCTTGCCCTCGGCTCTTGGAGGCCAGGACGGCACGAACCTTGCGATGGCGACGATCCGGGAGCACCTGCTCACGAAGGGGTCTGGCCTGCACTTCCCCCACGCGGATGAGCACTCCGTCGTCGCTAATCTCCCGGTCGCTCTTGTCCTGCACTCATTCGGCACCGCTGAGCAGAAGGAGCAGTACCTCGAACCGCTCATCCGGGGCGAGATCGAGATCGCGTTCGGTCTCACCGAGCCCGGCCACGGGAGCGACGCGACGTACATCGAGACCACCGCCGTCAAGGATGGCGACGATTGGGTAATCAGTGGTGCCAAACGGTTCAACAGCCTCGTCGACTGCTCTGAGACGGACATCGTCTTTGCGCGCACCTCCGGTCAGCACGGCAAGGCCGAAGGCATCACCGCGTTCCTCGTCCCGACGGACGCGCCGGGTTTCTCGGTCCCGTTCAACCACTGGACGTTCAACATGCCGAGCGATCACAGCGAGGTGCACCTCGACAACGTCCGGGTGCCGTCCTCGGCCATTATCGGTGAGGAGGGCCGCGGCCTCGACACTGCGCAGCTCTTCGTCCACGAGAACCGGATCCGGCAAGCAGCCTCGTCGCTGGGCGCCGCACAGTACTGCATCAACGAGTCCGTGCGATACGCCCAAGAGCGGGTGGTCTTCGGCAAGCCCTTGCACGAGCACCAGGGCATCCAGTGGCAACTCGTGGAGCTGCAGACCGAGGCCGAGCTCATCAGGGCACTGATCCAGAAGACGGCGACGATGATGGACGACGTCGGCAAGACGGGGGTCAGCGCCAACGTGGCGATGGTGAACTTCAGGGCGAATCAGCTCGCCTGCACGGCAGCGGACCGCGCCATGCAGATCCATGGCGGAGTCGGGTATACCCGCCACAAGCAGTTCGAGCACCTCTACCGGCACCACCGTCGCTACCGGATCACCGAGGGCACCGACGAGCTCCAGAAGCGACGTATCGCTGCTTCGATGTTCGACTTCCGCAGCTCGAGGACGTGA
- a CDS encoding NADPH:quinone oxidoreductase family protein, whose protein sequence is MRAIVVESLEGPAAARLLDVPEPVGAHPRAEGHRLLIDVHAAGLSFIDPLQTWGKYQNGVAAPYTAGSEFAGTVIEAPHGGRFAPGDRVAGITWQGALADRCLALPDFTIHVPEGMSWTTAAALYMNYATAWYAYDRARVQPGEYVLVHGAAGGVGTAALDLAVPFGARAVAVVSSEEKEQFARQLGAEIVVRSGEGWLGRVQEATGGRGVHVVLDTVGGDIFTDSLRSLRQGGRLVVIGFAGGSIPEVKVNRLLHRNLTVTGITMDNMETEHPGTLLRVATAIERLAAERRINPPVGTVWPLEQAAEAMASMAERNAVGKVVVAVKGA, encoded by the coding sequence ATGCGCGCCATCGTCGTCGAGTCCCTCGAGGGTCCGGCCGCAGCCCGCCTGTTGGACGTCCCAGAGCCAGTGGGTGCGCACCCCCGGGCGGAGGGCCATCGGCTGCTCATCGACGTGCACGCCGCCGGGCTGTCGTTCATCGACCCGCTCCAGACCTGGGGCAAGTACCAGAACGGGGTGGCCGCGCCCTACACGGCCGGCAGCGAGTTCGCGGGCACCGTGATCGAGGCACCACACGGGGGTCGGTTCGCCCCGGGCGACCGGGTCGCCGGGATCACCTGGCAGGGCGCGCTCGCCGATCGGTGCCTGGCTCTGCCGGACTTCACGATCCACGTTCCTGAGGGTATGTCGTGGACTACGGCCGCAGCGCTGTACATGAACTACGCGACCGCCTGGTACGCCTACGATCGCGCGAGGGTCCAGCCCGGTGAGTACGTGCTCGTCCACGGCGCTGCCGGAGGCGTCGGCACAGCGGCTCTCGACCTGGCTGTCCCCTTCGGAGCCCGCGCGGTTGCAGTCGTCTCGTCCGAGGAGAAGGAGCAGTTCGCTCGACAGCTCGGAGCGGAGATCGTCGTGCGCTCCGGCGAGGGCTGGCTGGGACGCGTGCAGGAGGCAACCGGGGGCCGAGGGGTGCACGTCGTGCTCGACACCGTCGGCGGAGACATCTTCACCGACTCGCTACGTTCCCTCCGTCAGGGCGGACGGCTCGTCGTGATCGGCTTCGCGGGGGGCTCCATCCCGGAGGTCAAGGTGAACCGCCTGCTGCACCGAAACCTCACTGTCACCGGTATCACGATGGACAACATGGAGACCGAGCACCCCGGAACCCTCCTGCGGGTCGCGACCGCGATCGAGCGCCTCGCGGCCGAACGGCGCATCAACCCCCCAGTCGGAACCGTCTGGCCCCTCGAGCAGGCAGCCGAGGCGATGGCGTCCATGGCCGAGCGCAACGCTGTCGGCAAGGTCGTCGTGGCCGTCAAGGGCGCCTGA